A genomic region of Mus musculus strain C57BL/6J chromosome 7, GRCm38.p6 C57BL/6J contains the following coding sequences:
- the Olfr479 gene encoding olfactory receptor 479, with product MGNHSTVTTFLLWGFSSFPELHNLLFVVILLSHVTILLANASIMVAIKLNHNLHTPMYFFLFALSFSETCTTMVILPRMLVDLLSESKAISLPECATQMFFFFGLAANNCFIMAAMSYDRYTAIHSPLHYHIFMTPKVCSQLVIASCVVGFLCSLSITFTIFNLSFCDSKTIQHFFCDISPLVHLACDYTAHHAMIIFMVSAFVLVGSFVLIMISYAFIVFLVVKMPSVQGRHKAFSTCSSHLTVVSMHYGFACFVYLIPKNSDSFREDMLMAVTYTVLTPLLNPIVYSLRNKEMQTALRKVLSSINKMLPCLAIKKPEHLRTTIEH from the coding sequence ATGGGCAATCACAGCACAGTGACTACATTCCTTCTGTGGGGTTTTTCCAGCTTCCCAGAGCTACACAATCTACTCTTTGTTGTGATTCTCCTCTCCCATGTGACTATTCTTCTAGCAAATGCATCCATCATGGTGGCCATCAAGCTCAATCACAACCTTCACACccccatgtactttttcctctTTGCCCTGTCCTTTTCAGAAACATGCACCACTATGGTGATTTTGCCCCGAATGTTAGTGGACTTGCTATCAGAGAGCAAGGCCATCTCTCTCCCTGAATGTGCTACCcagatgtttttcttctttggacTAGCTGCCAACAACTGTTTCATCATGGCTGCCATGTCCTATGACCGTTACACTGCCATCCACAGCCCACTGCATTATCATATCTTTATGACCCCAAAGGTCTGCTCTCAGCTGGTAATAGCTTCCTGTGTTGTTGGGTTCCTTTGTTCTCTTAGCATCACCTTCACTATATTCAACTTGTCTTTCTGTGACTCCAAGACTATCCAGCACTTTTTCTGTGATATTTCACCCCTGGTTCACCTTGCCTGTGATTACACTGCTCATCATGCAATGATTATTTTTATGGTCTCTGCATTTGTGCTGGTGGGCAGCTTTGTTTTAATCATGATTTCCTATGCCTTCATAGTATTCCTTGTTGTAAAAATGCCTTCTGTACAGGGGAGGCATAAGGCTTTCTCAACGTGCTCCTCCCACCTCACAGTTGTTTCTATGCACTATGGATTTGCCTGCTTTGTCTACTTGATACCCAAGAACAGTGACTCCTTCCGTGAAGACATGCTGATGGCTGTCACGTATACAGTACTGACACCTCTGCTCAATCCCATTGTTTACAgcctaagaaacaaagaaatgcagACAGCCCTGAGGAAGGTACTAAGCAGTATCAATAAAATGTTACCTTGTTTGGCAATTAAAAAACCTGAACATTTAAGAACAACTATTGAGCACTGA